A part of Crassostrea angulata isolate pt1a10 chromosome 5, ASM2561291v2, whole genome shotgun sequence genomic DNA contains:
- the LOC128182973 gene encoding uncharacterized protein LOC128182973 isoform X2 → MYVAPKKAINHSLKALEHHRLIVITGEAGSGKTRFGLELMSQMQRKHQNLIALILTECSQWNKLDFKKEYILFIDDLLGKSNANELAFQGWSMAFDSMHKILLNNHVIIIFALRNCIWHLMKDRLADYTLFRLLNSSNPPVDLSGEFVMTSREKLRMLNSYRSYNNVNMCSAFHKKNISLECSRIGPLCICQETLKIIADMNTVHGFPFLCEKFFSDQESLKQGSSFFHISARIYMKGQMDELLCKEKYLHYAVLVFLCLKDGLLKKEEISKFKKEIVHVAGQIGDINPKKIIYATVLSCLNDMVDIFISLSDKGYRLRHMVIEEAVLMSFGENFSEEFLKLVHKTVLFTYVRSNGYICGDQEVVVQLEDNMTESLAKKLIDVYWSNKEEAYSDVYKHPSFEDKKLVDCFLDILEGEESFKVFVKSFLAGACKERKDILASEVIRRFVSSDEFDSDILDLILNNDLIDSFRQYMNVLGFGKLFLKLKHESSGVQFLNKIFGYGARKCLMDILNNLDADNDLETDCDKKKKTWKLAEICNAPFSLFGIREDYADRRLLRACWDHLFQSWMCDIRPHHDPSSGNDWTNVLTKLAELCPSIEIRNDFYLHIIQFSIIHDNFDSAYGYLEKIQNISEKQVCILIEFFWYKKIDLSLPVIHLLCRKIKNVHFECNSQALTDAILRCIRRTGMEDMFLTFLNEIPCNFYYHIRGRTILHVCEERNFSDSTLLRLLQRPEGMFMFTSVDEEGRTPVQCRGAYKKIRRKVASQGASSQTAVLSPQVFLGYPRKMKERIGVNHTRVTDVGQGAADHCCIRDIDWRDDTLVVNSSFKDLHVHDVAWRDDTLVLNTSLKDRRVKDVKWWRYYLRNRGNRRRLPLRRYRLPYLVLSAFQSQNLRD, encoded by the coding sequence ATGTATGTTGCACCAAAGAAGGCAATTAACCACAGTTTGAAGGCTCTAGAACATCACAGATTGATTGTCATAACTGGAGAGGCAGGAAGTGGTAAAACTCGCTTTGGACTTGAGTTGATGTCCCAGATGCAGAGAAAACACCAGAACCTCATAGCGTTAATTCTAACAGAATGCAGTCAGTGGAACAAATTAGATTTTAAGAAAGAATACATTCTCTTTATTGATGATTTATTGGGGAAATCAAATGCTAATGAATTAGCTTTTCAGGGCTGGAGCATGGCTTTTGATTcaatgcataaaatattattaaataatcaTGTGATTATCATATTTGCTCTAAGAAATTGTATTTGGCATTTAATGAAAGACAGATTAGCTGACTACACATTGTTCAGATTGCTAAATTCATCCAATCCCCCAGTAGATCTCTCAGGAGAATTTGTAATGACATCTCGAGAAAAGTTAAGGATGTTAAACAGCTACCGTAGCTATAATAATGTTAATATGTGTtcagcttttcataaaaaaaatatatcacttGAATGTTCAAGAATTGGCCCTTTGTGTATATGTCAGGAAACCCTCAAAATTATTGCAGACATGAATACTGTACATGGGTTTCCATTTCTATGTGAAAAGTTTTTCTCTGATCAGGAATCTTTAAAACAGGGATcaagtttttttcatatttcagcacGTATTTACATGAAAGGACAAATGGATGAGTTATTGTGTAAAGAAAAGTACCTGCATTATGCAGTGTTGGTTTTCTTGTGTCTGAAAGATGGTTTgcttaaaaaagaagaaatttcaaaattcaaaaaagaaataGTACATGTTGCTGGACAAATTGGAGACATTAACCCCAAAAAGATCATTTATGCAACAGTGCTTAGTTGTTTAAATGACATGGTAGATATTTTCATAAGTTTATCTGATAAGGGCTATAGATTAAGACATATGGTTATTGAAGAAGCTGTTCTAATGTCTTTTGGAGAGAATTTTTCTGaggaatttttaaaacttgtccATAAAACAGTCCTGTTTACTTATGTTAGATCAAATGGTTATATTTGTGGTGATCAAGAAGTTGTTGTCCAGTTAGAGGATAACATGACAGAAAGTTTGGCTAAAAAACTGATTGATGTATATTGGTCAAACAAAGAGGAAGCATATTCTGATGTGTATAAGCATCCATCATTTGAAGACAAAAAACTGGTTGATTGTTTTCTGGACATTTTAGAGGGAGAGGAAagttttaaggtatttgtaaagtCATTTTTAGCTGGCGCCTGCAAGGAAAGGAAAGACATTTTAGCTAGTGAGGTGATTAGAAGATTTGTTAGCTCTGATGAATTTGATAGTgatattttagatttaattcTTAACAATGACCTTATTGATAGTTTCCGGCAATACATGAATGTATTAGGGTTtgggaaattatttttaaaattgaagcatGAAAGCTCTggtgttcaatttttaaataaaatttttggatATGGAGCTCGAAAATGCTTAATGGACATACTTAATAATCTTGATGCAGACAATGATTTAGAAACAGATTgtgacaagaaaaaaaagactTGGAAGCTAGCAGAAATTTGTAATGCCCCCTTTTCTTTGTTTGGAATACGTGAAGATTATGCTGATAGACGTTTATTAAGAGCATGTTGGGATCACCTTTTTCAATCATGGATGTGTGATATACGGCCTCATCATGACCCGTCTTCTGGTAATGATTGGACAAATGTACTGACAAAGTTAGCAGAGCTCTGTCCGAGTATAGAGATCAGAAATGACTTTTACCTGCATATTATACAGTTTTCTATCAttcatgataattttgattCTGCTTATGGATATCTTGAAAAGATTCAAAACATTTCAGAAAAGCAAGTGTGCAtattaatagaatttttttggtacaaaaaaattgatcttAGTCTACCGGTAATTCATTTGTTgtgcagaaaaattaaaaatgttcattttgaatGTAATTCTCAAGCATTAACAGATGCGATTTTAAGATGCATTCGTAGAACTGGCATGGAGGATATGTTCCTTACTTTTCTAAATGAAATTCCCTGCAACTTTTATTATCACATTCGTGGAAGAACAATTCTCCATGTTTGTGAAGAGAGGAACTTCTCTGATTCTACTTTACTAAGACTTCTTCAGAGACCAGAGGGAATGTTTATGTTTACCTCGGTAGATGAAGAAGGGAGAACTCCCGTTCAGTGTAGGGGTGCCTACAAAAAAATTCGAAGAAAAGTGGCCAGTCAAGGTGCATCGTCGCAAACCGCGGTTTTGAGCCCACAAGTTTTTCTCGGTTACCCACGGAAGATGAAGGAGAGAATCGGTGTGAATCACACGAGGGTCACCGACGTTGGTCAAGGTGCAGCAGACCATTGTTGTATACGTGATATAGATTGGAGGGATGATACTCTGGTTGTAAATTCATCATTTAAAGATCTTCATGTTCATGATGTAGCTTGGAGGGACGATACTCTAGTATTAAATACATCACTTAAAGATCGTCGTGTCAAAGATGTAAAGTGGTGGCGTTATTATCTAAGGAACAGGGGCAACAGGAGGCGGTTGCCGTTGCGCCGATATCGATTACCTTACCTGGTACTCTCTGCATTCCAGTCTCAAAACTTGAGGGATTAA